In Planctomycetota bacterium, the DNA window AGGTCGTCAACATCCCGCCCGACTCGCTGCCGGCCGAGTCGTGGTTCGCCGCCAATCCCGGGGCCACCGTCAACGTGCTCAGCGGCGGAAGCATGTTCCCCGATGCCGGCGGCGGCGCCTTCACCTTCAACGGCGCCACCGTCAACATCGAGGCCGGCGGCGGCGCCGGCTTCCCGACCATCGACCACTTCGTCGAGGACGTCACCTACAACCTCGACGGCGGCGAGCTCGTCCGCGTGAAGTTCGTCGGCGGCACGGGCACCACCACGCTGAACATCATCGACGGCCAGACCCGCCGCGGCGTCTGGCTGCAGGGCAACACCACCTGCACCATGTCGGGCGGCGATGCCGGCCTCGTCGCCGGCGGCCAGGCCGCGATCATCATCGAGGACGACGCCAGCTTCACCATGACCGGCGGCACCATCGATACCTTCATCCTCGCGATCGATGACGCCACCGTCAGCATCATCGACGGCACGATCGAGGGTGCCCTCCAGCTCGACGATCGCGCGACCGCCACCATCTCGGGCGGCTCGGTCGGCCGCAACGGCTTCATGAAGACCATCGACAACCGCCTGACCATCACCGGCGGCACCATCGGCCGCGACTTCGTCGTCGAGAAGGGCGTCGTCGACATGTCGGGAGGCGCCATGGACCGCAACTGCGCCATCCTCAACGGCGGCGGCGGCGTCGACCCCATCTTCAACATGACCGGCGGCGCCCTCGGCAGCGAGTTCCGCGCCTACGACGGCACCATCAACGTCTCGGGCGGACTCATCGGCGACGCCTTCCGCCTCGGCCGCCCCACCGGCGACGGCTCGGGCGTCACCATGAACCTGCTGGTCAAATCCGCCACGCTCGACGGCGTCGCCCTCGACCTCACCGAGACGCCCGCCACCATCGCCACCCGCGGCGGCGCCTTCCTCTCCTGCATCCTGCTCGACGACTCGCTCGTCGGCTTCCACCTCAACGAGGACCTCGTCTTCGGCGAGGACCGCTTCCGCGCCGCCGCCACCCTCACCATCGCCCTGGGCACCACCGCCTGCACGCCCGACCTCGACGGCGACGGCGAGCTCACCATCTTCGACTTCCTCGAGTTCCAGAGCCTCTTCGCCACGGGCGATCTGGCCGCCGACCTCGACGGCGATGGCGTTCTAACCATCTTCGACTTCCTGGCCTTCCAGAGCGCCTTCGCCCTGGGCTGCTAGCAGCAACGCCGCCCGAGCCGCGTGCGCAAGCACGCGGACCATCGTTCGCAAGCAAACAACCTCACCCACTGCGAAGCACCCGCGGGCCGCCCTACGCCCCGATCTTCGCCGCCAGCCAGTCCCCGACCTTGTCGATCGCGATCCGGTCCTGCGCCAGCGTGTCGCGGTCGCGATACGTCACGGTCTGGTCGGCCAGCGTGTCGCCGTCGATGGTGAAGCACACCGGGCAGCCCGCCTCGTCCATCCGGGCGTACCGCTTGCCGATGCTCTGCTTGGGGTCGTACTCGATCAGCCCAAGGTGGCCGAAGCGGCCGCGCAGCTCGCGGGCCAGCCTCTCGGCCACCTCGGGCATGCCGTCCTTGTTGACCAGCGGGTACACCGCCGCCTTGATGGGCGCGAGCGCCGGATCGAACTTCATGACCACCTTGCTCGCGCGGTCGGCGTCGGGCGTGAAGGCCTCGCACAGCAGCGCCAGCACGCCCCGCGTCAGCCCCGCCGCCGGCTCGATCACGTCGGGCAGGTACCGCTCGTTGCGCTCCTGGTCGAAGTAGGCGATCTTCTTGCCGGAGTGCTCGGCATGCTGCGCGAGGTCGTAGTTCGCGCGGTGGCTGATGCCCTCCAGCTCGCCGAAGCCCGGATGCGTGAACGGCCAGCGATACTCGATGTCGTAGGTGCCAGCGCCCTCCTTGGCGTAGTGCGCCAGCTCGTCGCGATCGTGCTCGCGGATGATCATGTTGTCGTCGCTCAGCCCGACGCTCCGCCACCACGAAAGCCGCTGCTGCACCCAGTAGTCCAGCCACGGCTTGGCCTCGTCGGTGTGGCAGAAGAACTCCATCTCCATCTGCTCGAACTCGCGGCTGCGGAACACGAAATTCCGCGGCGTCACCTCGTTGCGGAAGGCCTTGCCGATCTGCGCGATGCCGAAGGGGATGCGCACCCGCGTGGTATCGACGACATTCGCGAAGTTCACGAAGATGCCCTGGGCCGTCTCGGGGCGGAGATAGGCCTTGTCCTCCTCGCTCGCCGTCGCGCCGACGTAGGTCTGGAACATCAGGTTGAACTCGCGCGGCTCGGTCAGCGTGCCGGGCTCAGCAGCGTCTGGTCCAACGACCATGTGCATTGCCTGCTGAATCTCCTGATTGGTGAACAGAGCAGCCGTTGGAGTCTCTGTAACGGGTAGGCCACGCTTCTTCGCGTACTTGTGAAGCTTCTTCAATGCTCGCTCTTGAGAGGCTTCATCGTCAGCGATGAACGCAAACAGTCGATCGGCCTGGGTTTCATCACCGGAATCGATGTAGACATCCCAGTGGCAGTAGACCATCAGGTGGTCGGCCCGGTAGCGGAACTTGCTCTCGGTGCAGTCCACCATCGGATCACTAAACCCGCCCACATGCCCGCTCGCCTCCCACACCCGCGGGTTCTGGATGATGCTCGAATCCAGCCCCACGATCGACACGGGCTTGCCGTCGCGTTCCGGCGGCGCCAGCGTCATGTCCCGCCACCAGCGGTCGGCCAGGTTCTTCTTGAGCTGCGCGCCCAGCGGCCCGTAGTCCCAGAAGCCGTTCAGCCCGCCGTAGATCTCGCTGGCCGGGTACACGAAGCCCCGACGCTTGCACAGGCTGACGAGCTCGTCCATGGACTTCGCGGGCGCAACGGCGACATCGGGCATCGGCGTCTCCTCGGGCAAGCGGGAACGGTAGGGGAAGGCACCGGTGCGCGGGCAATGGGCAATGGGTAATGGAGATCAGGCAATGGCGTGAGGCACCGGACGAGGGACGGCCACCGCATCCGCCCCATTCCCCATTCCCCATTGCCTACTGCCCATTGCCCCCAAAGAGATGCCGCCACAGATCCCCGAAGGTGATCCGCGCCTGCTCCTCGCGGGCCTCGGCCTCGATGGTCTCGAAGCTGGCGACCTCGGGGGCCTCCTGCAGCGGCGGCCGCTCGTCCTCGTCGACCCGCACCAGCCCCAGCGCCCCCTGCCCCGTCACGCTGATCTGCCAGACGCCCTCGCCCAGCGAGCGGTACACCGCCTTGCCGACCTGCGCCCCCTCGCCGTCCCAGTCCACCTCGGCCAGCTCGGGATCGATCACCACGCCGTCCAGCGGCGGCGTGCGGTCGTCGAAGACCCGCCGGATCCACAGCCGCCCGTCCAGCACGGCGTAGTCCACGTAGATCTCCCGCGAGGGGTCGAACGGTGTCGGGATCTCGCGATCAACACCAACGCCGTCCCGCACCCGCACCGAGATCTCGCCGCCCTCCACGACCAGCTCGGTGACGGCGGTCTGGGCGACGGCGGCGTTGTACTGGTCCCGGAGGGCGGCCAGGTCCTGGCTCATCGCGAGCAGCTTGTCGCGGTAGATGCCGGCCCGGATATCCGCCTTGGCTCGCTGCAGGCTCTGGAAACCCCCCAGGGTCACACCCAGCACCACCACGAACACCAAGATCAGGGTAAAAAGCGATCGACGGATGGATGTAGGGGTTGACTTCCCGGCCATTTCGGGTGATGGTACGCAGGAGCCCTAGGGCTCTACCCGGGGCGCCGCCAGCGCCCGAGATCCGCGATCCCGACGGGCAATCCCGAACGGTTCGCGAGCAGAGAGAGATGATGTTCGCCCCGGCGGTGCCCGGGGACGCGCGACAGAAGCCCCAGGGACGGGGTGGCCCGATGCGGAGGGGGAGATCCGCCCGGGCCAGAGAGAGATGAAGGGGGATGCGTTCGGTGTGCCATCGCCGCCCGCATACACCAGACCCGACTTGCTGACCCGCGGCCATCTCGGAGATGGCGCGCGGTTGTTCGTATTTGGGCCTCCGGGACGTTCCGGTCGCCTTCCATCACAGTTCCTGATCATTGGGGGCTCGTAAGAGATGAACACTCAGAAGACCTTGGGCGCAGCCGCCCTGCTCGCCATGGCGGGCACCGCTCTCGGACAGACCGTTCTGTTCGATTCCTCGTCGGCGACCTCCGGCCGCCTGGTTGCCCAGAACGCCGCCGCCGCTGCCGGCATCACGGTGGACACCGAGATCCTGGACGACTTCATTGCCCTCGACGCCGCCGCGGCCGATGCGGGCAACAACTTCTTCATCATCAACAACAGCTGCTGCTTCTTCGGTGCCGGCTACGCGGCCAGCATTGACGCCCGCGTCTCCGACGGCGCCATCGTCCACCAGACCTTCTGGAACATGGACGCCGAGCCCGGCCTGCAGGGCACCTTCGGCATCAGCGGCACGGTCGACTTCTTCGACCCCCGCGAGATCCACAACAACGCCGGCCACCCCTCGTGGGGCGGCATCCCGGGCCCCATCCTCCCGGATGGCTCGATCTTCTGGGCCGACAACGGCGATGAGCTGTCGACCACCACCGGCGAGGTCATCGCCACCCACGACAGCCCCGCCGGCCCCGGCGCCTCGGTGTTCAACGGCACCACGATCCACAACGGCTTCGACTACGACAGCTTCTTCGAGGTCGACATCACCGACCTCATCACCGAGCAGCTCGGCTTCCTCGCCGGCGGCATCCCCAACACGATCGCCCTGAGCACCGACTCGACCTTCGGCGCGTCCACCGACGCCGCCAACAACCTGGGCCTCAGCTTCGATACGTTCGACTTCTCGACGATCGGCGCCGCCCTGGGCACCGGCCAGTACAGCTTCGCCATCATCGACAACCCGGCCAGCACCTTCTCGGCCGCCGACGAGCTGGCCATCGACACCTTCATCGAAGACGGCAACCGCGCCCACTTCAGCTACTGGAACCTCGACGCCAGCCCGGCCCTCCAGGCCACCTTCGACGTCGACAGCACCGTCGAGTTCACGCTGCCGCGTGACGTCTTCGACAACGCCGGCCACCCGTCGTGGGCCGGCGCCACCAGCCCGGTGACCACCACCGGCGTGGACGAGTGGGCCGACAACGGCGACGAGCTCACCAGCACCGCCGGCGAGGTCGTCTCGACCTTCGATAGCGCCGCCGGCGCCGGCGCCACCGTGGCCGGCAACGACAACCGCACCCTGGCCAACGGCTTCGAGTACGACAGCCTCGGCCTGGCCGGCGTCACCGATCTGCTCGAGTCGCAGATCGACTGGGTCCGCACCGCCGCGCCCCCGCCGCCGCCTCCGGGCTCGGCCGTCGTCCTGTTCGATTCGTCGTCGGCCACCTCGGGCCGCTTCATCGTCCAGAACGCCGCCGCCGCCGCCGGCGTCACCGTCGACCTCGAGATCCTCGACGACTTCATCGCCCTCGATGCCGCCGCGGCCGATCCCAGCAACGGCGTCTTCATCATCAACAACAGCTGCTGCTTCTTCGGCGGCGGCTACGCGGCCAGCATCGCCGACCGCGTCGCCGCGGGCGCCCGCGTCCACCAGACCTTCTGGAACATGGACGCCGAGCCCGGCCTGCAGGCCACCTTCGGCATCAGCGGCGCGGTCGACTTCTTCGACCCCCGCGAGGTCCACAACAACATCAGCCACCCGTCGTGGGGCAGCGTTGCCGGTCCGATCCTGCCGGATGGCTCGATCTTCTGGGCCGACAACGGTGACGAGCTCACGCCCGCCGCCGGCGGCACCGTGGTCTCGACGCACGACAGCACCGCCGGCCCGGGTGCCACGGTCGTCGCCAACGGCGATACCGAGACCACCCTGCACAACGGCTTCGACTACGACAGCTTCTTCGAGACCGACATGACCGATCTCATCACCGCCCAGCTCGAGTGGCTGCTCGACGGTGACACGGTCTGCCTGCCCGACATCGACATGGACGGCGAGCTGACCATCTTCGACTTCCTCGCCTTCCAGAACCTCTTCGACATGGGCGACCTCGCCGCCGACTTCGACGGCGACGGCTTCCTCACCATCTTCGACTTCCTCGAGTTCCAGAACCTCTTCGACATGGGCTGCCCGTAATCCGGCACCCAGCCGAAGTCGTTCGTAGCTTCTGAGTAGTTCGCAGGGCCCCGGAGCAATCCGGGGCCCTGTTTTTCTCCGTGCACGGGTGGGGTGCCTCGCTCGTGCGTCCGGGCCGCCGCCGACCTACGCCGGCCGCCGCACCACGAGCGTGTCGTTCTGCCCGCCGAAGCCGAAGCTGTTCGACAGGCACGCCGCCACGCCGCCGACGCCACCCAGGTCCCGAGCCTCCAGCGGCACGTGGTCCAGGTCGCAGTCGGCATCGGGCTCCCGCAGGTTGATCGTCGGCGGCACCACGCCCGTGCGGATCGCCTGCACGCACGTGATCAGCTCCACCGCGCCCGCCGCCTGGATCAGGTGCCCCAGCATGCTCTTCACGCTGCTGAACGGCACCCGGTCGGCCTGCGGGCCGAACACCCGCTTCACCGCGCGGGTCTCGATGCCGTCGTTCTCCGGCGTGCCCGTGCCGTGCGCCGAGAGGTAGTGCACGCCGGGCCGCCCGTCCCCGCCGACGGCCCGCGGATCGATGCCCGCCTGCCGCAACGCCGCCTCCATCGCCAGCGCCGCCCCGTTGCCCTCGGGGTCGATGTCCGTAATGCGGTAGGCGTCGGCCGACGAGCCATACCCGGCGATCTCCGCCAGAGGCGTCGCCCCCCGCGCCTCGGCGTGCTCCCGCGACTCGAGCACCAGCACG includes these proteins:
- a CDS encoding GC-type dockerin domain-anchored protein is translated as MRHSPAIAFALAAGLASAAAAQVVNIPPDSLPAESWFAANPGATVNVLSGGSMFPDAGGGAFTFNGATVNIEAGGGAGFPTIDHFVEDVTYNLDGGELVRVKFVGGTGTTTLNIIDGQTRRGVWLQGNTTCTMSGGDAGLVAGGQAAIIIEDDASFTMTGGTIDTFILAIDDATVSIIDGTIEGALQLDDRATATISGGSVGRNGFMKTIDNRLTITGGTIGRDFVVEKGVVDMSGGAMDRNCAILNGGGGVDPIFNMTGGALGSEFRAYDGTINVSGGLIGDAFRLGRPTGDGSGVTMNLLVKSATLDGVALDLTETPATIATRGGAFLSCILLDDSLVGFHLNEDLVFGEDRFRAAATLTIALGTTACTPDLDGDGELTIFDFLEFQSLFATGDLAADLDGDGVLTIFDFLAFQSAFALGC
- a CDS encoding GC-type dockerin domain-anchored protein → MGAAALLAMAGTALGQTVLFDSSSATSGRLVAQNAAAAAGITVDTEILDDFIALDAAAADAGNNFFIINNSCCFFGAGYAASIDARVSDGAIVHQTFWNMDAEPGLQGTFGISGTVDFFDPREIHNNAGHPSWGGIPGPILPDGSIFWADNGDELSTTTGEVIATHDSPAGPGASVFNGTTIHNGFDYDSFFEVDITDLITEQLGFLAGGIPNTIALSTDSTFGASTDAANNLGLSFDTFDFSTIGAALGTGQYSFAIIDNPASTFSAADELAIDTFIEDGNRAHFSYWNLDASPALQATFDVDSTVEFTLPRDVFDNAGHPSWAGATSPVTTTGVDEWADNGDELTSTAGEVVSTFDSAAGAGATVAGNDNRTLANGFEYDSLGLAGVTDLLESQIDWVRTAAPPPPPPGSAVVLFDSSSATSGRFIVQNAAAAAGVTVDLEILDDFIALDAAAADPSNGVFIINNSCCFFGGGYAASIADRVAAGARVHQTFWNMDAEPGLQATFGISGAVDFFDPREVHNNISHPSWGSVAGPILPDGSIFWADNGDELTPAAGGTVVSTHDSTAGPGATVVANGDTETTLHNGFDYDSFFETDMTDLITAQLEWLLDGDTVCLPDIDMDGELTIFDFLAFQNLFDMGDLAADFDGDGFLTIFDFLEFQNLFDMGCP
- a CDS encoding glycine--tRNA ligase: MPDVAVAPAKSMDELVSLCKRRGFVYPASEIYGGLNGFWDYGPLGAQLKKNLADRWWRDMTLAPPERDGKPVSIVGLDSSIIQNPRVWEASGHVGGFSDPMVDCTESKFRYRADHLMVYCHWDVYIDSGDETQADRLFAFIADDEASQERALKKLHKYAKKRGLPVTETPTAALFTNQEIQQAMHMVVGPDAAEPGTLTEPREFNLMFQTYVGATASEEDKAYLRPETAQGIFVNFANVVDTTRVRIPFGIAQIGKAFRNEVTPRNFVFRSREFEQMEMEFFCHTDEAKPWLDYWVQQRLSWWRSVGLSDDNMIIREHDRDELAHYAKEGAGTYDIEYRWPFTHPGFGELEGISHRANYDLAQHAEHSGKKIAYFDQERNERYLPDVIEPAAGLTRGVLALLCEAFTPDADRASKVVMKFDPALAPIKAAVYPLVNKDGMPEVAERLARELRGRFGHLGLIEYDPKQSIGKRYARMDEAGCPVCFTIDGDTLADQTVTYRDRDTLAQDRIAIDKVGDWLAAKIGA